ATCTGTACGGCACCGCGCGGGACCTGGTGATCGGCCTCACCGTGGTCGCGGCCGACGGCAGCGTGGTGCGTGGCGGCGGCAAGGTCGTCAAGAACGTGGCGGGCTACGATCTGCCGAAGCTCTACATCGGCTCGTTCGGCACGTTGGGCGTGATGGTGGAGGCGACGTTCAAGCTGCGGCCGAAAGTCGACGTGGACCGCCTCGTCGTCGCCCGATTCGACCGGCTGAAGGACGCGGGCGCCGCCGCCCGCGCGATCCTGGCCTCCGACGTCATTCCGTCCGCGCTCGAGCTGGCCGACGGCGAGGCCCTGCGGCGCCTGGGTCACGGAGGCGGCGCGGGCCTGCTGGTCGGCCTCGACGGCATCGCCGAGCAGGTGGACTGGGAGGTCGCGGAGCTGAGCCGACTGCTCGGCCCGCTCGGGCTCGGCGAGACCACCGTGCTGGACGGCGCCGGGTGCGACGACGCCTGGCGTGCGCTCGCCCGGCTGGGGCGGCCCGGCCACGACGACGTCGCGGCGGTGATGAAGTGGGCGGTGCGGCCCACCCAGGTCGCCGAGCTGATGGAGACCGGCACGACGGTGGCCCTGCGCAACGGCCTCGGCGCCGCGCTCACCGCGCACGCCGGCGTGGGCATCGTGACCGCGATGCTGACCGGCGGCGCCGACGCGAACGCGGCGGTGGCCACGCTGAGCGAGTGGCGCGGGCTCGCCAACCAGGCCGGCGGCCAGGCGATGGTGGAGTGGGCGCCGCTGGCGGTCAAGGAGCGCGTGGCGGTGTGGGACGCCGCCGGGCCGACCCTGCGTCTGATGAAGGGGATCAAGGAGCGCCTCGATCCGCGAGGTATCCTGAATCCCGGTCGCTTCGTCGGAGAGATCTAGCATGGCCCATCCGGTCGCCACCGAGCCCAAGCCGTCGGCCCCGCTCACCCTGCACGGCCTCAGCGTGGAGGGCGTGGACCGCTGCGTCCATTGCGGGCTCTGCCTCGCCTACTGCCCGACGTTCTCCGAGCTGGGCACGGAGATGGACTCGCCGCGCGGT
Above is a window of Candidatus Methylomirabilota bacterium DNA encoding:
- a CDS encoding FAD-binding oxidoreductase, coding for MPSALTDKLRGLVGAPHVLTGVDCSPYLVEGRAPEAVVFPGTKEEVAAALLMAGEAGLPVTPWGGGTKMAVGSPPNRIGLVLGLRRLNRILEHEPGDLTVTVEAGVPFDTLQAELGQRGQWLSLDPATAGGATVGGVLATNASGPRRHLYGTARDLVIGLTVVAADGSVVRGGGKVVKNVAGYDLPKLYIGSFGTLGVMVEATFKLRPKVDVDRLVVARFDRLKDAGAAARAILASDVIPSALELADGEALRRLGHGGGAGLLVGLDGIAEQVDWEVAELSRLLGPLGLGETTVLDGAGCDDAWRALARLGRPGHDDVAAVMKWAVRPTQVAELMETGTTVALRNGLGAALTAHAGVGIVTAMLTGGADANAAVATLSEWRGLANQAGGQAMVEWAPLAVKERVAVWDAAGPTLRLMKGIKERLDPRGILNPGRFVGEI